The following coding sequences are from one Shewanella violacea DSS12 window:
- a CDS encoding GspH/FimT family pseudopilin, with protein sequence MNKNNGFTLIELMTTLVISTSLVSIVVPNFHSLYEHYRADSSIRVIQQTLQLARNTAINYGVRVTVCPVIKNKCSHDWSIGITVFIDSGASNIIDNQDEILFKTASFYHGDFVTYNRTAIRFQADGLASGTNGTLKYCPSSILSEYSKAVIINQSGRIRFSKADTIECS encoded by the coding sequence ATGAATAAAAATAATGGTTTTACTCTTATCGAACTCATGACCACCTTAGTCATATCTACAAGCTTGGTAAGTATTGTCGTTCCTAATTTTCACTCCCTCTATGAACACTACCGGGCTGATTCATCCATTAGAGTAATACAACAGACACTGCAACTGGCACGTAATACAGCTATCAATTACGGTGTTCGCGTTACAGTTTGCCCTGTAATAAAAAATAAGTGTAGCCATGACTGGAGCATTGGCATTACTGTTTTTATTGACTCAGGAGCTAGTAATATCATAGATAACCAAGATGAAATCCTGTTCAAAACTGCAAGCTTCTACCATGGTGACTTTGTCACCTATAACCGCACCGCTATCAGGTTTCAGGCCGATGGTTTAGCTTCTGGGACCAACGGTACCTTAAAGTATTGCCCATCCTCGATTTTAAGCGAATATTCAAAAGCTGTGATAATTAACCAATCAGGACGTATCCGCTTCTCAAAAGCGGATACAATAGAATGCAGTTAA
- a CDS encoding TapY2 family type IVa secretion system protein, producing the protein MNYKNQYVFLAVMSMAISGIAIGDNTKNSIKKDYKCYLDTTSGHQIAFYEWQEKRVKLNMAKLPSKKTPSKGDGKRAYIKEVDECVELDAMFTLGGAQQLDQETLR; encoded by the coding sequence ATGAACTACAAGAATCAGTATGTTTTCCTAGCTGTGATGAGTATGGCTATCTCTGGGATAGCCATTGGTGACAACACAAAAAATTCAATAAAAAAAGATTATAAATGTTACTTAGATACGACTTCTGGGCATCAAATAGCCTTCTATGAGTGGCAAGAAAAGCGGGTTAAGCTGAATATGGCAAAATTGCCATCAAAGAAAACCCCTTCAAAAGGAGACGGTAAGCGGGCTTATATAAAAGAAGTTGATGAGTGTGTTGAACTAGATGCTATGTTTACCTTAGGTGGGGCACAACAACTGGATCAGGAAACCCTTAGGTAA
- a CDS encoding GspH/FimT family pseudopilin produces MQPRQDGFTLIELMVTLVVAMVLVGVGAPSLKSMYEGYRTDSQIRKINQSLQFARSHAVSYGSRVTMCPIVSGICNADWSKGFKIFLDNGTPNQIDGNDEVLTVVGAFNSSDFVSFAPNAISFTTDGLTSAGLFIYCPGSKSSPESMGLQIKASGTARFSTAANLNCN; encoded by the coding sequence ATGCAACCGAGACAAGATGGATTTACATTAATTGAACTTATGGTGACACTCGTGGTAGCTATGGTCTTAGTCGGTGTTGGTGCTCCCTCCTTGAAGTCCATGTATGAAGGTTATCGAACTGATAGCCAGATACGTAAGATTAATCAATCTTTGCAGTTCGCACGCAGCCACGCAGTTAGCTACGGCTCTAGAGTCACCATGTGCCCAATCGTATCAGGAATCTGTAACGCAGACTGGAGCAAAGGATTCAAGATATTCCTTGATAATGGTACCCCGAATCAAATTGATGGTAACGATGAAGTGCTGACCGTAGTCGGTGCTTTTAATTCTAGCGATTTCGTTTCATTTGCTCCCAACGCAATAAGCTTCACTACCGACGGACTAACCAGTGCTGGCTTGTTTATCTACTGCCCTGGGAGCAAAAGCAGTCCAGAGTCGATGGGATTACAGATAAAGGCTTCGGGAACCGCAAGGTTTAGCACAGCGGCAAACCTTAACTGTAATTAA